From the Acidovorax sp. NCPPB 3576 genome, the window AATCAAGTTGCGCAAGCACTCAATATTATAAAAAGCAGTGCTGACAAAAGCTTTTATAACTTCTCTTTAATCGAAAAACGATTAGAAGAATGTGCGCAAGAAGTCAAACACCTCAGCGAAGAGGTGGACAAGTGATTTTAGGTTTCTCCAGCCACGGCACAGGCCCGGGAAAAGGCCCAACTTACTACATTAGCTCAGGCACGAAGTGGAATGGCGAACGCCGCTCAATAGCTCCCGTGCTCTTGCACGGCAACAGCAGAAGAACGGAAAGACTTATCGACTCTATCAGTCGTAAGCATAAATACACTTCTTGTGTAATTTCTTTTACGAAAGAAGAATACTCAAAAGAACTCGCTCAAAAAGTTTTAGCTGATTTTTTAAAATCAGCTTTTGGAAATTTAGAGAGTTCAAGCTATGACTATCTCGCTTATCTTCACTTAGACACCGAAAACCCGCATATTCATATCGTAGTCCCGCGTGTCAATTTAGAAACGGGAACTGATTTAAACATTGCGCCCCCCGGCAGTCAAAAAAACATCTGGAACTTATGGGGAATAGTCACACGCGACAAGTTCAATCTTGAACACATAGAAGAAAACAATATTGACAATCTGCCAATTTCTAGAAAAGAAAAAAGAATGATAGATCAGGGTCTTTTAAGAAAAATGTCTCACACACAGCTAAAACTACAAATTGACGAAGTGATAAGAGAAAACATTGCTAACGACTTACTGCAAAACCGTCAAGAAGTTATTGACTTTTTAAAATTCAACGGTTTTGAAATTGCACGAGTGACAGACAGTTCAATCAGTATAAAAACTGAGAGTAGAAATATAAGACTAGAGAAAGGTATATATGAAAGAAGAACAAATGACAACGAAAACACTTACACAGAGAATGCAAGACAATCAGCAATACCTCAGAGACGAGATCGCTCTGATTACGAAGCTTGGATTAATAGAATTAAAGAGCGATACAACGAAGCTCTTTACAGAAAGCTTGCTTACTTTGCGAGTAGATACAAAAGCAGAAGTGAGAAAGACAAGACAAGAGATGAAAGAGAGCTTGTTAAAACTAAGACAACAAGTGTTTGTATTGACAATCACAGCAGTAGTCACAAATCTAGCTCTTTTGACAGTTTTAGCAATAACAATATTAAAATGAAAGATAACAATAAAAATGATGAAACTCAAGCACAAAACAGAAGAAGAGCTTTTAAATTTCCATAACAAAATAAATAAACTTTACTTCAACGATGAAGCAAAGATTAAATTTGTTCGTGATAAATTTGAAGACTTCAAATTTTGGGGTCAAGCAACGTGCAAAGAAAATTTGATTACGTATCGCATAGATAGCGTTAGAGATTTAAATCAAATTTGCTTGCACGAATTCGCGCATTTATTGCAATACAAATACTTGAATTATTCAAAACACGATTTGACTTTTTCTTTAATATTTAATGCGTTGGGCTATAAAGAATTGAAATACGTCTTTATTAGTAGCTATGACATACACGAAGACAAAATTGCAAAGAATGCTTTGTATAAGTTCGCAGACTTTGAAAAGATAGTTTGTCATCTAAGCAGCTTGCCCATTGCGCAAGCCTGCCAGGACGCCCAGCGCTGGGCGATCTGGCTATGTGGTGGCATGTGGATACCCAACGACTTCGACACCCCCACGCCTGAGCCTGTGAGCGCTCAGGAGCTGGCCCAGGTGCTGGGCTATTAAGATTTGCCAAAAATTTGCCAAAGAGTGCAATTTGCACTCTCTCTTATAGCTAACGTGTTTTTGTGCACCAGAAGCAGCCTCCGCCCAAGGTGATGGTTTGCAGGGTCATGGGGTGGTCTTACAGAGAAAGAAGTGGCGATCGGGCCATTATGGAAGTCCCGCCGCGTTGACGCTCCCTTGCGGGATTGCTACATTACTAACCAGTCAGTCATTAATTATGAAGTCGTCCTCCTCCCCCGCCCCCACACTGTCCACCGAGGCCTCCAAGCGCGAGCGCCGCAAGGAGGCGCGGCCGGGCGAGCTGCTGGATGCGGCGCTGGAACTCTTCGTCGAGAAGGGCTACGCCGCCACCAAGGTGGACGAGGTGGCCGCCCGCGCCGGAGTGTCCAAAGGCACGCTGTTCCTGTACTTCCCGAGCAAGGAAGACCTTTTCAAAGAGGTGGTGCGCCAGAACATCGGCCGCCATTTCCCCGAATGGGACCTGGAGATCGACCAGTACCCCCACAGCACCGCCGAGCTGCTGCGCTATGCCTACCAGCTGTGGTGGGAACGCATCGGTGCCACGTCCGCCTCCGGCATCACCAAGCTGATGCTCGGCGAATCCAACAACTTTCCCGACATCGTGGCGTTCTACCGCAATGAAGTGGTCGAGCCCGGCCAGCGGCTCATCGGCCGCATCCTGCAGCGCGGCGTGGACCGGGGCGAGTTCCGCGTGCCCGACATGGATTGCGGCATCCACGTCGTGCTGGCGCCGCTCATCTTCATGACGATGTGGAAGCACTCCACGGCCTGCATGCCTGATCTGGAACGCCTCACGCCCGAGCGCTTTATCGCCGCGCAGGTGGACAACCTGCTGTGCGGGCTCTCCGTGCCGGGCGCTGCCGCCCCTGTCTGCGCGCCGCCCTCGCCGTCCGCGGCCCCTAAAATCGAGGGTTGACCCGATCCACGATCCCGCCCGGAGTAACCCCATGAACATGCCCCTGAACACGTCCGCCAACATCAGCGATCCCATCCTGCAGGCCCGCTACAACATGATCGAGCAGCAGATCCGCCCATGGAACGTGCTGGACATCGACGTGCTGGGCCTGCTGTCCGTGGTGCGCCGCGAAGAATTCGTGCCGCCCGCCTACCGCAGCATGGCGTTCATGGACATGGAGATCCCGCTCAATGCCTCCAACGAGCAGGCACAGCGCCTGGGCCAGTGCATGCTGGCGCCCCGTGTGGAGGCCCGCCTGCTGCAGGACCTGCAGGTCAAGCCGACCGACCGGGTGCTGGAGATCGGCGCCGGCTCGGGCTACATGGCGGCCTTGCTGGCCCACCGTGCCGAACACGTTCTGTCGCTTGAAATCGAACCCGATCTGGTCGAATTCGCCCGCGAGAACCTGCGCAGCGCTGGCGTGCTGAACGCCGAAGTGCGCCAGGCCGACGGCGCCCAGGGCGCGGCGGCGGACGGCCCCTTCGATGTGATCCTGCTCAGCGGCTCGGTCAATGAAGTGCCGCAGGCCTTGCTGTCCCAGCTGCGCGAAGGTGGCCGGATCGCCGCCATCGCCGGCCAGGAGCCCATGATGCGCGCCACATTCATCCGCCGCACCGGCGATCGTTTCGAGACCACGCAGCCGTGGGACACCATCGCGCCGCGCCTGCTGCACTTCCCCGAGCCTTCGCGCTTCACCTTCTGATCCCTTTCCGTCTTTCTCAGGAATCCGCATGATCGACCACGTCCGCCCCGCACAGCTCACCGAGTGGCTTGCCGCCACCCCCGTCGGTGCCCGACCGCTGGTGCTGGACGTGCGCGAGCCGTGGGAGCTTCAGACCGCGAGCGTCACCGCCGAGGACGGGTTCGATGTGGCCGCCATCCCGATGGGCGAGCTGCCCTCGCGCCTGGCCGAACTGGACCGCGACCGCCCCACCGCCTGCCTGTGCCATCACGGCGTGCGCAGCCTGCGCGTGGCGAACTTCCTCGACCAGCAGGGCTTCGACCGCGTGGCCAACATCAGCGGCGGCATCGATGCGTGGTCGCACGAGCGCGACGCGGCGGTCCCCCGGTACTGATCGATTCACCCGGCCGTGGCCTGGTGGCCCGGCAACGCGTGGCGCCACGCCTCCTTTTTCCTGAAAGACGTTCATGACGACCTTGCTTCGGTGCATTCCCTTGTCCCTGGCCGTGGCCGCTGCGCTGGCCAGCTTCGGCGCGCAGGCCCAGAGCCTGTCCCAACTGGTGGAGATGGCGCGCAGCTATGACGCGCCCTTCCAGGCCGCCAAGGCGCAGTACGACGCCGCCGGCAGCCGTGCCGAGCAGGCGCGGGCCGGCCTCCTGCCGAGTGCCGGCCTCTCCGCCGGGGCCAACTACGCCAACACCGAGGTCAACCGCCCGCCCGTGGACCTGAGTGCGCCGAGCCAGAGCGTGGGCCTCACCGCCTCGCAGCCGCTGTACCGGCCAGCC encodes:
- a CDS encoding rhodanese-like domain-containing protein → MIDHVRPAQLTEWLAATPVGARPLVLDVREPWELQTASVTAEDGFDVAAIPMGELPSRLAELDRDRPTACLCHHGVRSLRVANFLDQQGFDRVANISGGIDAWSHERDAAVPRY
- a CDS encoding relaxase/mobilization nuclease domain-containing protein, with the translated sequence MILGFSSHGTGPGKGPTYYISSGTKWNGERRSIAPVLLHGNSRRTERLIDSISRKHKYTSCVISFTKEEYSKELAQKVLADFLKSAFGNLESSSYDYLAYLHLDTENPHIHIVVPRVNLETGTDLNIAPPGSQKNIWNLWGIVTRDKFNLEHIEENNIDNLPISRKEKRMIDQGLLRKMSHTQLKLQIDEVIRENIANDLLQNRQEVIDFLKFNGFEIARVTDSSISIKTESRNIRLEKGIYERRTNDNENTYTENARQSAIPQRRDRSDYEAWINRIKERYNEALYRKLAYFASRYKSRSEKDKTRDERELVKTKTTSVCIDNHSSSHKSSSFDSFSNNNIKMKDNNKNDETQAQNRRRAFKFP
- a CDS encoding protein-L-isoaspartate O-methyltransferase family protein, translated to MNMPLNTSANISDPILQARYNMIEQQIRPWNVLDIDVLGLLSVVRREEFVPPAYRSMAFMDMEIPLNASNEQAQRLGQCMLAPRVEARLLQDLQVKPTDRVLEIGAGSGYMAALLAHRAEHVLSLEIEPDLVEFARENLRSAGVLNAEVRQADGAQGAAADGPFDVILLSGSVNEVPQALLSQLREGGRIAAIAGQEPMMRATFIRRTGDRFETTQPWDTIAPRLLHFPEPSRFTF
- a CDS encoding TetR/AcrR family transcriptional regulator encodes the protein MKSSSSPAPTLSTEASKRERRKEARPGELLDAALELFVEKGYAATKVDEVAARAGVSKGTLFLYFPSKEDLFKEVVRQNIGRHFPEWDLEIDQYPHSTAELLRYAYQLWWERIGATSASGITKLMLGESNNFPDIVAFYRNEVVEPGQRLIGRILQRGVDRGEFRVPDMDCGIHVVLAPLIFMTMWKHSTACMPDLERLTPERFIAAQVDNLLCGLSVPGAAAPVCAPPSPSAAPKIEG